DNA from Danio aesculapii chromosome 10, fDanAes4.1, whole genome shotgun sequence:
TAaaggtcttgtttctagtccaaataactcaaaattcttaaatcaatgagcattttctagacaagcaaacaacattgttttgttttcagaaataataaatcaaaattaagacACTGCAAATGGGgttagtaaaataatcttgtttttgctttggaaTAAGATTTTTTTGGCTTACCCTATTGCCAGATTAATctgcttgttttatggaaaatcTTGCTAAATTTTgatgtattatttctgaaaacaagacaatgttgCTTTACTTGTCTAAATGTAAGAatttttagactagaaacaagaccagttgctgcagatttgtcggctgcacatccatgatgcgaatttcccgttccaccacatcccaaaggtgctctattggattgagtctggtgactgtggaggccatttgaatacagtgaactcattgtcatattcaagaaaccagtctgagatgattcacgctttatgacaagttatcctgctggaagtagccatcagaagatgggtcataaagggatggacatggtcagcagcagtACTCAAGTAGGCTGTAGCGTTGAAcgagtctagccattctcctctgacctctggtatcaacaaggcatttgcgcccacagaactgccgctcacttctctttgtcggaccattctctgtaaaccctagagatggttgtgtgtgaaaatcacagtagatcagcagtttctgaaatactcagaccagcccgtcaaccatgtcatgttcaaatcccctttcttccccattctgatgctcagtttgaactgcagcagatcgtcttgaccatgtctacatgcctaaatgcattgagttgctgccatgtgattggctgattagcaaTTAGCGTTAACAAGCAGAtagacagatgtacctaataaagtggccggcgagtgtaaatttatttatgctttgtgGAAACACATTTATACAGTAGTTTGTGCTATAAGTATGATAAATTTGCAAGTTATTGAGGCTTTTGCATGatggatgttttaaaataaaacccatCATCTTACACTGAAAGACGTTTCATGCTCATGTCCTCTTCTCATCTTTCAACAGTGGTTGCAGAACTGTAAGGCCACGTTTCCCAGGTTTCCCGATGATGGAGTAATCACCTGTCAGCCTGGAGACTCAGAGGAAAAGGTGAAAACAGCTGTCTGTGTTTACATGACATTGTTTACATTAATCCAATGATACGCAGTAGTTTCTAATAGAGTTATTGAGTAGGTGGCCATATATACACTACcattcaaaggtttggggtctgTGAGATTATTAATgtagtttttttctttatttttaaatcatactCACTACAggtgcatttattttataaaaagtagagcaaattaagttttattgattttcttttcttttttttaattaatatatagcttaaaataaaattaaagcaggCATTATATCCTGTTTAGTGTCGTTTTGATACATCAGATACTGTAGCATTCTTATGTGCTGATTTGCTGATATATGTAAATTACAGTAATACTGTGCTGCATTGTTTGATGTATAAAAAGCTgttgtttaaaatcatttattacattataagtgtctttattttcaatttttactTAATGTAATGAATCCTTGCATGACTCCAAACTTTGTACTGGAtggtactgtatatacactatcATTTCAATCCAATGCAATTTCTGTACTCCTGATGATCTTGTGCACTTTCACCTCTTCTGCATGATTTATACGGGTTGCTTCTTGGGTTGAACGTGACTGGCATTAATCTTCTAATTATGTTAATGGGATTTCAGAGCAGACGTTCGGTCTCACAGATTGCATGCTGGGAATTAATGCTGTTTATTTCTCCCTTGTCAACTCTTTCCTGTTTTATGACATGCTTGCTCTGCAGCAAATGGAAACTCTGGCTGTAAGTTTGAAACTAAGAACCGTTCTCTTTCTTTGTCTTCTGCTAGAGCGAGTGTTTTATAGTTTAGTACATGTATTGAGTTCAGAGTGTTTATATGCACATTCTTACACAACCTTAATCACTTCTCTTATTGAAATGAACTAATATTTTAATCGTTTTTGTGCATATCAACACCCTCATTGATGGATATCATAGCTGTGTATTTACTCTTTGTGGCTGTCCATATGTGTGATTCCTTTATTGTCATGTGACTAAAGTATTCATATCTTCCACAGCAATTGGAGTTGTGTCAGAGACTATACAAACTTCACTTCCAGCTCCTTCTGCTGTTTCAGTCCTATTGTAAACTTATCGGACAAGTGAACACCATCAGCTCTGTGCCGGAGGTATACTCTTTTTAATGGTTTTTACATTTGAATCAAAATTAATTATCAGATGTGAGCAGATTTGGAAAAAAATGAAGAGACCACCAGTTTCTTTGGATTTATTACAAGCCCGCAGCCTGGGGGTttaggtggttcgaaagacccaccccccactggcaaagtccagaatttggcccctatatgagctcatttgtcccatttttgcagtatgccatcataaattgggAAAATAACCGATAGAAGGAGGCTTTAAgacacatttaatttttaattctttaaatttacaaattctgacagaggaaatgagctggccagtttgttatttacctaCAGTCTACAGTTTTTgttctgccaacttatccagcatatgttttacgcagcagatgcccttccagccactgcccagtactgggaaccactCTAACAAGTAGAGTCAAATCaagtcaatgtttatttataaagcgctttttaaatacaacaagtgcttaccaaagtgctgtacacacatacaccatctaAAACCAAGGACAAATACAACATACATGAgactctcatatggtattaaaagccaaagagtaaaaatgggtttaaagagttttagatttaaaaacagaatgggtTTTGGTCTGCCTAACATGGAGAGGCAAATTATTCCAGAGTTTGGGGGCCACCACTGCAAATGCACGGTCCCTCCTGGTTTTTAACCTTGTGCgtggaacagccaaaagtagctgATCAACACATCTAAGTGCCCTTGATGAAGTGTATAATTGAATTAATGAAGAATCTTAATAAAGTATCTTGGTGCTAGtccatttaggcatttaaacaccaaaactaGAAGCCAATGAAGAGAAGACAGTATGGGTGTAATGTGCTCCCGTTTACGTGTCCCTGTCAGCAAACGAGCAGCAGCATCCTGTACCATCTGCAGACAAGTAAGGGAGGCATGGCTAATACCCACATCGAGGGCATTACAAAAATTTAGCCGAGATTATTGTAGCCTAGCCTAGCcgagataaaaatatgtataacccTTTCAAAGTCGTTAAAAGACAGAAAAGACTTTAATTTGGATAATTGCCTCAACtggaaaaaaatagcttcaatTACTCAATTAATCTGTTTATCCAGTTTGGAGTCACTATCCATAATAACACCCAGGTTTTTTACATCGGGTTTTACAAAAGGATTTAACACACCATGATCTAGAAAATCCTGAGAGTTCCCCTGGATCCAAATACACTCTCGAATTCACAcatcactcatacactacggcaaatttagttcatccaattcacttacagtGCATGTCTCTGGACAATGATATACATATATGATAAAACAAGTCagaaacattgtaaataaaaaactgatcaaaaaaatacaacaactgTAAATCCAGACAGACTGAGAAATTCCAAGTGGCCTTTTGATTTTTATATCcatagctgtatatatatatatatatatatatatatatatatatatatatatatatatatgtgtgtgtgtgtgccagtcctgataattttttttaatgtctagcTGTGGAACATGTCTCGTGAGCTGAGCGATCTGAAGAACTGCCTGCGCCTGGCTGAAGCTTCCTTAGCAGGCGATCTAGAAGACCGCCACAGGCATGGTTCGCAGTCCATCTTCTCCAGCTCCGAGACAGCCGTACAGGCCATCCTGGAGTGCTTGAACAACAACGACTTCTCCATGGCCATCCGCTACACGCAAGAGTGCAGGTGAGCAAAGACACCACTAGAGGGAGACAAAACTCTGTTGAGAGCAGGGGTCACATAAAggacacacattcattcattttcttttcggcttagtccctttattaatctgaggtctcctcagcagagtgaaccgccaacttacccagcataggttttatgcaacaaatgtccttccagctgcaacccatcactgggaaacactcacacattcagactttttattttcagtaagCCAGCTCAATTGCATCCGGTGAACTGGCAAGCtgttaaaaatcacattttaatcctgtttaagatctgatttctttaaaaaccagtgatcttcactgcctgaaagatatacgatataaagtgggtgtcAAACCAGACATGAAGCACTGAAATAAATTACATAGTttgtgcaacacaatctcactgcaatgcgtaactttttgatttagtggctaattcgtacgatctaattcgtacaatttagtacgatttgctcatccgccaatgacggttgggtttaggggtggggttaggtgccccgcctcctttttaaaatcatacaattttgtatgactgactcatacgaattagccactaaactgtcaaaatgtaaaatacttacgttttctcatgagatcaggctggtttgtgCCATGTCTTTtaaatatggacatttattttaccacagtatttttaaTGAAGTTTCTGAGGTAGCCTTAAACATCTTTAATCTTTAATCTCATTATACGCTATGCTgacgtctatttaactgattgtattttaatgacattacaacatcgatgctgtaaaaggaattgaAAATATTCAcgttaagctttcaccggaagtttatcatggctgaaaaacactagctgtgcacatAGCTCATTGTTTGACACTAAAAATCTTACATACTTTACCTTTAAGTTTATTTCTCATTGTTCTTTTTGAAGTATTAGCCTTGATTTAGGTATTTAGAATCATACAAGTTTACTGCTATTAATATATGTGTCCTTTTGCTTAACTTTCTTCTCCTTTTTAGACGAATGTGGCCAAACGACATCTTCGGCGGTGGCTCCGAGGACGAAATCCAGACTCTCCTCAATGTCTACTTCCGTCACCAGACCATCGGCCAGACTGGCACCTTCGCTCTGGTGGGCTCCAACAAGGACATGTCAGAGGTCTGCACAAAAATCATGGAGCTCAACGGAGAAGTGCGTGACATGATCCGCCGCGCTCAGGGGTACCAGGTGATCTCATCCAGCCTCGTGGACTCCAGCGTGTCCGGCGTGAGTCTCTGACACGAAGCCTGCAGCACCCCGGACCGGCCCTGGCCTGGACCTCCCGACCACTGGATCCCTCCATAGTCACCACCCAGCCTTTCCTGCTCCATCCCTCTTCCCACAATCCTCCACCCGCTCCAGACCAGATCCAGTGTGACGTTTGGGAGTGCTGCCGCCCTTTCGAGGGTGTCACTGATAAACTTGCGCCCTTCTTAGGGAAACTTGCACGAGCGTCCTTGACTGTACTGAATAGGAAGGGGCTCCTGAGAGTGAGCGTATCCTCAGGTCCTCAAATGTGCAGCAATAATGGAGAAACGGAGCTGCTCCTGCGAGATTCCTTGGAATGAAGTCACTCAAACGCATCTTTTAATTATTGCACTATGTTGACGTTTTCATGTCGTGAATCATGAGAAGGAAAAATAATCCTGTTTGCTACTGTGAGCAATGCTGCATTTTTGGAAAGGAAGAACCCGAGTGAGAACTTTGcactttggtttgtttgtttgttagttaacGTGGGGAATGTGCAATGATGGATCATTGAAACGGATGCCTTTCTACTGTACTTGTTCAAGAATGTCTTTAAAAACGCTGAAGAAGATGGGACGATACAGGATACTGTTTGTATGTCTTCGGTCATTGTCACAACTGTTTGAAGCTAAAGCTTGTGTCTTCGTGAACCTGTCCATCACTGACGTACCGCTAAATATCAGCCTCCGCACAGAGACATTCAGCTGATAAGCTACTACTGATGAAGCTGATTCTACTTCAAGTGCTGATATGAGATTGTCTGGCTGTTTTTCAATCGACGTCCCGCACCCCGTCGTACACAGGCTCACGTTGTAGGgtaaatttgtatttaagaaATCTGTGTTGAACAGTTTGTCAGTTCAATTTGCCAAGCATGCATTATTGTATTTACTTTCAAACTGTATTTAttaaaagttgtattttattatgttatttgtaTAAAGCAGAAAAGGGAGGCATCACATGGAGATTAGTCTGTGTCACTAGTGCATGCCTAGACAGATTGCACATTGTAAAGCCTCTTTGGAACAATTGTCTTGGTTTTTTTCCCtcctaaaatgtaaatatttaaagctTTTGTGAAGTAAATTGTGCTCTCTTGTTGAGATTCTCCAGTTTCTTCTTGGATTCACTGAGGCATGGAATAGGGATGTCGATTTTACCTCAAGACTactttgatttgaagcaaaaaatgTAAGTCACTCTCAAAACCTTACATAGACTGATTGTTTTgctatctcattcattcattttcatctgcttttctggggccaggtcacaggggcagcagtctcagaaGAGAACCCCACCCCCTTCATCTGTGGGGATTCTGAGGCTTTCCCAGGCTAGCTGAGAGACATATTCCcttcagcgtgtcctgggtcttcctcgaGATCtctttccaatttttttttagcctgatttatttatttgaggggGACTTAAAGTGTCAGAATATCTGGCATACATTTAGAAATGAAGaccaactcaactcaatttatttctagagcacttcCAAACAACCACAACGGGTACCAAAAAGTGCTGTACACAGACTACATGCAAACATATAAGGAACAAAAGTACATAAACTCACAACACATAGCTAAAGAAAATGTCTTTTCAGTTACCTCTAAAAAGACTCAAAAGTAGAtgttcttaaggagagtggaagatTGGTCTAAAACAGAGCAGCtgctattaattaaaaaaataaaaagctcttTCACCTCGACATTAAGCATGATCGCAGAACTTGCAAATAGAGTTGATCTTTAGAGTGAAGTGAGCTCACGGCTTGGTGTatattaattagctcagaaatatagtcaggggccaggccatggagggatttaaaaatcatacagcaGTAATTCTAAACTGGATTGGTAGCCAGTGTAGGGAAGCCAGTataggtgtgatgtgctctcATTTTTGTGCCTGTTAAAAGCCTGGCAGCTGAGTTCTGGACCAGCTGCAGACGGGAGAGAGGCCTGACTCACACCCAGATACAATGAGTTGCAGTAATCCAGATGAGATGACGGCATGTACAAACTTGAAGTCACTGAGAGGACAGACTTCAGCCGAAGCCTATAGCATACACAAGACGTGaagccctgccttctagtacaagaaCAAATCAGCGATCGGGCTGGGCtaggaccagatgtgagtttcatCAGCTTTTGTGTGACTCAAACATGTAGAAACTAAACTAAGAGACCGTTATTGAAGGCATGtcgttttataatattaaattgtaAGCCTGGCAAATCAATTTGAGAATTTGAAGCTTCCCCATTCAGATAAACTGCCAGAGCgcagtttcaaagatggccacagaGTGAAGTGACTTGCCTTTAAAAGGACTTTGCTTCAACTTGGCAATAGAGCAAAGTTTGTTTTCTATTTGGCAACAGCTTTAATTTGGAGATCAAGTTTAGTCAAAAATAACACCAAGAGGTATGTATATTTCCAGGAAGCAATGACAGATTGCCATTAGAATTTAAACCAATTCACACTTGACCTCATTCATTTTGAGAAAGTTATTCGATGATCAAATTTAAGCAGAGAATCTACTggggaaggagagagagagagagaaagagaaagagagagagagagagagagagagagagagagagagagagagagagagagagagagagagagagagagagagagagagagagagagacaaaacaTCCAGTTTTGAATAGCCTGAGGGTGAGAAAATTAGCAGCACATATTCCATCTCTGGGATGACAATCTCCATGTCcttcacaaaaaacaaacagacattaTGCTGCAATACTTTATTAATTCTTAGAAATTTATACATCAGACATACAAAAACATACACGATTCATCCCACCCAATATGATTGCATGGGCCGCCAATGCAGATTCTAAAACCCATCGTCATCATCGTTGACCAGAACAATCAGACTATGTACTTGAAACTGTAGATGGTGTCACAGGACAGGCCTTTGCCCTTGCAGCGTCCGCACAGATCCTGGCGGTGAGGACGGCGCATGTCAATGTGCCTCTGCTTACGTTCACAGCAGCAGCGAGCTTTACAGCAAACCTGAAATCAGGAGTCAGTCAAGCAGCTTTAGATGCATATGAAATGGCCCAGAAGTCTTTAAAATAAAGCCTGAAGTTTGATTGGCAACAAGAACATCCAATGAAAACGCTGTATTTGAGACTTTGGCTTCATGTTTTAGTGGTTTGTGGGATTTCACCTAGTGGGACATGGTCCTGGATTAACATCAATGTTGATTACGGAacattccaatcagaattaagggataggttgacagtttatgcacttctacatacATGGTTATCAAACTATTACTCCCCTCTGATttggggaataatttacagttatggttgagtttagggaatggattacattttccaacaaaaatgttaatccaggattgcatcgtactttgaaaaaaaaaaaaaaaaaaaaaaaaaaaaaaaacaccctcacAGTTTATTAGTGAAGGTTATGGTATACTGGCATGTACCTAGATGTTTTACGATCCATAAAGTGGGTTTACATTATGCAAACGGTTACCTGGCACTGAATGGACTCCACCCTATATGGATTCAGTCCTGCCTGGCACTTCCTGCAGTGCTGCTTGAAGTACACCTGTGGGGAGGATGCAGATTAATTAACAccttaaactttaaaaatgtcaatatgcttgaaatatattaaatgcatttacCTTGGAGCTTCCCGAGATGCACCACACAAATGCACTTTCCCATCGGATATTGCACTTGCTGCAGTGATAAAATCCATACTTCTGCTCCAGAAACTAAAGTAAAtcgttaaaatgtttttaaattgaaaaaggAAAACGTTAAAATTACATTTCCTCAACTtgaattaaatattcatgttctgacatggtttaaaacaaacaaaaaaactgatcATTAGCTGTACTCGTCCAATCAGCATTGAACTTCAGCCTAGTATTTGCATATTCATGTATTAACCTTAAATCGGCCGTTACTGATGTTGCCTAATGACTTCAAATCAAGGATTAGTTACGAACTTGAAATGTGCGATAACCCAAGTACTTTAGAGGAAACAGTAATTGGCGTGGTAAACCTTTCCACTCAACAAACCTGAAAGTTAGACCGTTTATCGCGTTGAATCAGCGACTTCTCGTGCCGTGATTCGTCGTGAGTCTTTTCATCCGGTTTGCAGAACTcgtcatcatcttcatcctccgTCTCGCTGTCAGTCTTCCGGTCCTCGTCCTTTCCATCGTCCTTACTTTCACCGGCAGTCGTGGATAAGGAGAAAATCCTGCGGTCGAAGACGGGAGAGTAGATGGCCACCGGCCGGGAGAAGCGCACCGAGTTGACTGGTGTGCTCGGCAGCGTGTCTTTCAGAGGGCTGACGGTGAACGGCTTTCTAGGTGAGTCCCATTTATCACCGCGGTAAAACAGCGTTTTAGGCCCGAGCGAGCACTGGATAACGGCATCTACCTTTGGGTTTACCTGCACACCGAACTCTTTAGTGTTGGCCTTGCGGAGGCGCGGGGTTAAGTTTGGGTTTACCTGAGATAATATCGCCTTTAACTGCGCGCGCTTGTAGACGTCGAAGTAATCGGGGGCGTCTGGCGCTATGTAAAAATTGTTTCCCTTTTTGTTCCAGTTTTGGTGCTTAAATTTCGCGTTGCTGGGATAAAAGGGGAAATAGCCAGGGTACCGTCCACAGTTATAAGGTGGAATGATGAAGTCCTCCATTTTTGGTGGGATCACGAGGAAAAGATCTCCTGAATATTTATGATCTTGCTTAGCACACGCCTTAATTGGTGCGAGCTCATTAGCATTGATCAGGTGTGGGCGTGGCTCATGAACGCATATTCATGTGACGCTTTTTCATCAGgttaaaattttttaatatatgtatatttagggCATTAAAGTTGTAACTGCAAGTTGGTGTTTGTTATGAAAAGTCAATCATTGATAAGGTTAGCCTACAGCAACAATTATTTCAAGATGTTGCAAtagtcaatatattgacttatcgcatTAATATGACCAACATTTTTAATAACGTAATATAtattgcccatacataaaaaTCTTTTATGCAACATTTCAGCTGATTTCGTGGGCTTTGTTATCTCATCCAATCTCTAATGGAAGCGTCAGGCTTTCTATTGGAGAAAATAGGTTTTCTATTGAGTAAATAAAGTTTGGTAAAGTTTAGTGTCACTCAGGCCACCATACACAATATGTTCTGGTTCAAAGCAAGCGttaacctcccgctctccctcgggaagccaatacggaagtaactgaaactgcaatttatcaaaattccgctagtcctggctccataatagagcaaattgcaattgagcccactgttagaatggccaactttacagcaaaaaaaaaggtgtttacagcctggtacaaagaatgattttggttcatatagcaattattaccctccatgacaactgtgaggggggtgaattttttataactcatccatttcctttatattaggttatattaagtttgcataattaagggcgtggccacttgagtgacagctaggtctcgctggttgccgtcacttcacctcagctgaatccggcagattagccactgatctcggcatattcatcgtatttttgttttgttttatgtggctttacacactCAGCTGccttggacttatttcttacaattatcagatgatatggcatgctgtgtgcatttaattgtgctcatcAACCATTCATGTggtctccgtttcccatgtgagtaaagttatatacttgtataccgtctctataaatgtatttgttttatttaagatcatttatcattaatatttttctttagacatgTAAtccactccagaatgtgacagattgattagctgtaggctctagaacagtcatctgaagcgttatcatacagtgttaaggtgcggtcacacttgacttttcttcccatagacttccattcatacgcacgcgaatacgtcagaccggaaacgcggggtcatgcgttaagtttcgcaggttgctgcggtgcaaagttcaagcttggtgaactctgacctgctaaatcgcatcacttgactgcatgagaccaatcgaggatcaaaacaggacctctctggacagaaatttaaaacattgagctatcgctcgcttttttaatgtctaatcatcttgtttaatccagccccttttcgcagcgccgcacgacggaatttcgcacacacaaagcccggtgtgaccgtagctttatgctggagttcatcaatagtcttgcatttactaacacacactatatctgaagtgtttggatgtattttgcgttttcctcctgtagaaaaacatcataagagcaatgcttagtggctcaatgtattactacagtgtttttgaaagtctaaacactttattgatatagtatacagccaagcacatgtggtcagaacacaaacgagtcgcaggtaataaagtatcaagcgtttctcccaaagtaaagtctgtctgccaggtctaagcaaagtgccagcaggtgtctgtagctccgcccactctatgcctctttgcccttgtttggtatcccgccgtgggtatATACAAGTATATAGCACACAAttctctaaagcataaaatatatCGGACAATGGACACATttgaatatatatgtttattttaaaacaacatgGAG
Protein-coding regions in this window:
- the zar1l gene encoding ZAR1-like protein — protein: MEDFIIPPYNCGRYPGYFPFYPSNAKFKHQNWNKKGNNFYIAPDAPDYFDVYKRAQLKAILSQVNPNLTPRLRKANTKEFGVQVNPKVDAVIQCSLGPKTLFYRGDKWDSPRKPFTVSPLKDTLPSTPVNSVRFSRPVAIYSPVFDRRIFSLSTTAGESKDDGKDEDRKTDSETEDEDDDEFCKPDEKTHDESRHEKSLIQRDKRSNFQFLEQKYGFYHCSKCNIRWESAFVWCISGSSKVYFKQHCRKCQAGLNPYRVESIQCQVCCKARCCCERKQRHIDMRRPHRQDLCGRCKGKGLSCDTIYSFKYIV